In a single window of the Raphanus sativus cultivar WK10039 chromosome 9, ASM80110v3, whole genome shotgun sequence genome:
- the LOC108824139 gene encoding mavicyanin, with amino-acid sequence MGMMSLSSVMVLVMMLLVQVSSTQYKVGNLDAWGIPVDAKVYSKWPKSHSFKIGDSLLFLYPPSEDSMIQVTPSNFKSCNTKDPILYMNDGNSLFNLTQNGTFYFTSGQPGHCLKYQKLIVSVGTYSAEADALSPSSSADADAPSYQNAFGSIPLSQKSSSSSLQFSTVVASLACAVVVGAIM; translated from the exons atgggAATGATGAGTTTGAGCAGCGTAATGGTGTTGGTGATGATGCTGTTAGTGCAAGTGTCTTCGACGCAATACAAAGTTGGGAACTTGGACGCATGGGGTATTCCGGTTGATGCTAAAGTCTACTCCAAATGGCCCAAATCTCACTCTTTCAAGATCGGTGACTCCCTCT TGTTCTTGTACCCACCAAGCGAAGATTCAATGATTCAAGTGACACCTTCCAACTTCAAGAGCTGCAACACCAAAGATCCAATCTTGTACATGAACGACGGCAACTCTCTCTTCAACCTCACCCAAAACGGAACCTTTTACTTCACCAGCGGACAGCCTGGCCACTGTCTAAAGTACCAGAAGCTCATTGTCTCCGTCGGCACTTACTCCGCCGAAGCAGACGCCTTGTCTCCTTCGTCTTCTGCCGATGCCGATGCTCCCTCTTACCAAAACGCATTTGGATCTATCCCACTCTCTCAgaaatcttcttcttcgtcgctGCAATTCTCCACCGTCGTTGCTTCGCTGGCCTGCGCTGTCGTCGTCGGTGCTATCATGTGA